The following proteins are co-located in the Billgrantia tianxiuensis genome:
- a CDS encoding sugar ABC transporter ATP-binding protein, which translates to MSQERTPVLEASGIERSFGGNQVLFGVGLTLCPGEVHALLGENGAGKSTLVKILAGYLSPSAGEVRVDGQLKHFSGSGEAEAEGIVMIHQELALAEQLSVEENIFLGRELRRGPFLDRRAMRERCREALAELETRVDPRTRVKDLSTSDQQMVEIAKAITRDVRVLIMDEPTATLTEHEVEVLFSLIERLRHRGVAILYISHKLREIERIADRVTVLRDGRLIDSAPMAGRSKEELARLMVGREISDMYPERTKLASDAEVVLEARDIVIPGAVHGASFTLRRGEVLGFGGVVGAGRTALIEAVLGLRTRSGGEVLRNGQPVALRHLRDAVRQRIAYLTEDRKGKGLVLNMGLRPNFTLLNLRAYCRPLIDRRREEQAFQAAVERFDIRLRTQASTAAELSGGNQQKLLLAKVMSIDPEIVIINEPTRGIDVGTKHQIYHFVRELTDAGCSVILISSEMTELIGLSHRVAVMCAGVLTGVLEGEQINEQEIMQYASGIKGVGVDEQRRA; encoded by the coding sequence ATGAGCCAAGAACGCACGCCCGTGCTTGAAGCAAGTGGCATCGAACGCTCGTTTGGCGGCAATCAGGTGCTGTTCGGTGTTGGCCTGACGCTTTGCCCCGGCGAGGTGCATGCCTTGCTGGGTGAGAACGGCGCCGGTAAGTCCACCCTGGTGAAGATACTCGCTGGCTACCTGTCGCCCAGTGCGGGTGAGGTGCGAGTCGACGGTCAGCTCAAGCATTTCAGCGGAAGCGGTGAGGCAGAGGCGGAAGGGATCGTGATGATTCACCAGGAGCTGGCACTGGCCGAGCAACTGAGCGTGGAGGAGAACATCTTTCTGGGGCGTGAGCTGCGCCGCGGCCCCTTCCTCGACCGCCGGGCCATGCGCGAGCGCTGCCGTGAGGCACTGGCCGAACTCGAGACCCGGGTCGACCCGCGTACCAGGGTCAAGGACCTCAGCACGTCCGATCAGCAGATGGTCGAGATCGCCAAGGCGATTACCCGCGACGTGCGGGTACTGATCATGGACGAACCCACGGCGACTCTCACCGAGCATGAAGTCGAGGTGTTGTTTTCGCTGATCGAGCGGCTGCGCCATCGCGGCGTGGCAATCCTCTATATTTCACACAAGCTACGCGAGATCGAGCGGATCGCCGATCGAGTCACGGTGCTGCGCGACGGTCGGCTGATCGACAGTGCACCCATGGCCGGGCGTAGTAAGGAGGAGTTGGCGCGGCTAATGGTGGGTCGCGAGATCAGCGACATGTATCCCGAGCGCACCAAGCTGGCCAGCGACGCGGAGGTGGTGCTGGAAGCGCGCGACATCGTGATTCCCGGCGCCGTGCATGGAGCGAGCTTTACCCTGCGCCGCGGTGAAGTGCTGGGCTTCGGCGGGGTGGTCGGCGCCGGCCGCACGGCGCTTATCGAAGCGGTGTTGGGGCTGCGTACCCGCAGCGGTGGCGAGGTGCTGCGCAACGGCCAACCGGTGGCGCTGCGCCACCTGCGCGATGCAGTGCGCCAGCGCATCGCCTATCTCACCGAAGACCGCAAGGGCAAGGGCCTGGTACTCAACATGGGGCTGCGCCCTAACTTCACTCTGCTCAATCTGCGCGCCTATTGTCGGCCGCTGATCGACCGGCGGCGTGAAGAACAGGCATTTCAAGCTGCCGTCGAGCGCTTCGACATCCGCCTGCGGACTCAGGCGTCTACCGCTGCCGAACTCTCCGGCGGCAATCAGCAAAAGCTGCTGTTGGCCAAGGTCATGTCCATCGACCCCGAGATCGTGATCATCAATGAGCCGACCCGCGGCATCGATGTGGGCACCAAGCACCAGATTTACCACTTCGTGCGTGAACTCACCGACGCCGGCTGCTCGGTCATCCTGATCTCCTCGGAGATGACCGAACTCATCGGCCTCTCGCATCGGGTCGCGGTGATGTGCGCTGGGGTGCTGACCGGGGTGCTCGAGGGCGAGCAGATCAACGAACAAGAAATCATGCAGTACGCATCCGGGATCAAGGGGGTAGGAGTCGATGAACAGCGTCGTGCCTGA
- a CDS encoding ABC transporter permease has product MNSVVPDNKPVVRSSVSVDLKTWGPFIALLALAVLGVLINPAFLGLDNLSNMLTRSAFIGIIAIGATFVITAGGLDLSVGSMAAFIAGVMIILMNSLVEQFGPGLTTILLGIGAALLLGLCAGFINGMVTTKGKIEAFIVTLGTMGIYRSLVTYLADGGTLSLDWGVRDIYRPVYYGHLMGIPIPVLVFLLVAVAGYILLNHTRFGRYCFAIGSNEKVAEYSAIHVDRIKTMTYMLQGVCVALATIIYVPRLGSASGATGVLWELEAIAAVIIGGTVLKGGHGRIWGTVVGAIMLTMIGNILNLTDAISNYLNGTVQGIIIIVAVYLQRASWRKSAP; this is encoded by the coding sequence ATGAACAGCGTCGTGCCTGACAACAAGCCAGTCGTGCGGAGCAGCGTCTCCGTCGACCTCAAGACCTGGGGCCCTTTCATCGCCTTGCTGGCCCTTGCGGTGTTGGGCGTGTTGATCAACCCCGCCTTCCTGGGGCTGGATAACCTCTCCAACATGCTCACTCGCAGCGCCTTCATCGGCATCATCGCCATCGGCGCCACCTTCGTGATCACTGCCGGTGGGCTGGATTTGTCGGTGGGCTCGATGGCGGCCTTCATCGCCGGGGTGATGATCATCCTCATGAACAGCCTGGTCGAGCAGTTCGGCCCGGGATTGACCACGATCCTGCTGGGCATCGGTGCCGCGTTGCTGCTGGGTCTGTGCGCCGGTTTCATCAACGGCATGGTGACCACCAAGGGCAAGATCGAGGCCTTCATCGTCACTCTCGGCACCATGGGCATCTATCGCTCGCTGGTGACCTACCTTGCCGATGGCGGGACCCTGTCGCTGGACTGGGGAGTGCGCGACATCTACCGGCCGGTCTACTACGGTCATCTGATGGGTATCCCGATTCCGGTGCTGGTGTTTCTGCTGGTGGCGGTGGCCGGCTACATCCTGCTCAACCATACCCGCTTCGGTCGCTATTGCTTTGCCATTGGTTCCAACGAAAAGGTGGCCGAGTACAGCGCCATTCATGTCGATCGCATCAAGACCATGACCTACATGCTGCAGGGCGTATGCGTGGCGCTGGCTACCATCATCTACGTGCCGCGGCTGGGCTCTGCCTCGGGCGCTACCGGGGTGCTGTGGGAACTCGAGGCGATCGCTGCGGTGATCATCGGCGGCACCGTGCTCAAGGGTGGGCACGGCCGCATCTGGGGCACGGTAGTGGGGGCGATCATGCTGACCATGATCGGCAACATTCTCAATCTGACCGATGCCATCTCCAACTATCTCAACGGTACGGTGCAGGGAATCATCATCATCGTCGCGGTGTACCTGCAGCGCGCATCGTGGAGGAAGTCGGCGCCATGA
- a CDS encoding ABC transporter substrate-binding protein yields MPTKRTLAAFAAAAALGLPTFAAAQEVTIGVSIPAATHGWTGGVNFHAQQAKERLESLYPEISITITTASDPGGQANDLEDLVSQRNIDALVVLPFESGPLTDPVRRVKDAGVFVTVVDRGLEQEGIEDLYVAGNNHELGRVSGEYIREQLDGQGDIVVLRGIPTVIDDERVQGFQEAIEGSEINILDMQHANWNRDDGFEVMQDFLARFDRIDAVWAQDDDIAIGVIEAVRQAGREDELFIVGGAGMKDIIRRVMEGDRLVPVDVLYPPAMIATAMDLTVQHFVSNGPVVGEYILGSPLITQENAEQYYFPDSPF; encoded by the coding sequence ATGCCAACCAAGAGGACCCTAGCAGCCTTCGCTGCCGCTGCAGCGTTGGGACTGCCCACTTTCGCCGCCGCTCAGGAGGTCACGATCGGCGTCTCCATTCCTGCCGCCACCCATGGCTGGACCGGCGGGGTCAACTTCCATGCTCAACAGGCGAAAGAGCGCCTCGAGTCACTCTATCCCGAGATTTCCATCACCATCACCACGGCGAGCGATCCGGGTGGACAGGCCAACGATCTCGAGGATCTGGTCTCACAACGCAACATCGATGCGCTGGTGGTGCTGCCCTTCGAATCCGGCCCGCTGACCGACCCGGTGCGGCGGGTCAAGGATGCCGGCGTGTTCGTCACCGTGGTCGACCGCGGCCTCGAGCAGGAGGGCATCGAGGATCTCTACGTCGCCGGTAACAACCACGAGCTGGGGCGTGTCTCCGGTGAGTACATTCGTGAGCAACTCGATGGTCAGGGCGACATCGTGGTGCTGCGCGGGATCCCCACGGTGATCGACGACGAGCGCGTGCAGGGCTTCCAGGAGGCCATCGAGGGCTCCGAGATCAACATCCTCGACATGCAGCACGCCAACTGGAACCGTGACGACGGCTTCGAGGTGATGCAGGATTTCCTGGCGCGTTTCGATCGCATCGATGCGGTATGGGCTCAGGACGACGATATCGCCATCGGGGTAATCGAAGCGGTACGTCAGGCTGGGCGCGAGGACGAACTCTTCATCGTCGGCGGCGCCGGCATGAAGGACATCATCAGGCGAGTCATGGAAGGGGATCGGCTCGTGCCGGTCGACGTGCTCTATCCTCCGGCAATGATCGCCACCGCCATGGATCTCACCGTGCAGCACTTCGTCTCCAACGGCCCGGTGGTTGGCGAATACATTCTCGGCTCTCCACTGATCACCCAGGAGAATGCCGAACAGTACTACTTCCCCGATTCACCGTTCTGA